From the Kribbella sp. CA-293567 genome, the window CGCCCGGCCCGCTGCCTGATCCGCCGGGGCCCGACTCACTGCCACAGGCGCTCAGCAGCATCAGCCCGGCCGCTGCCGCAACCACCATTCGCATCGTCACACTCTATGGACGCCGCCCCGCAGCCTGGCGTTGCAGTCAGTCGCGAAGATGCCCGGCCAGTACGTCGGCCGCGCGGGCCACATCATCGGCAGTGGTGCTGAGATGGAACGCGAGCCGGAGCCGGCCGGCCCGGACCGCCGCGACGATGCCCGCCTGCTCCATCAGCGCCGGGACCTTCTCGTCGGCCTCGGCGGACACGATCGCCGACGAGTACGGCGCCAGGCCGACGGCGGAGCGGAAGTCGGCAGCGAGTCGGGTGTTGTGGGCGTGGATCGCGTCGACGCCGACGTCGCGGAGCAGTTCGAGGGCCGGCGCGGCGGCCACCCAGGAGTGCCAGACCGGCGAGACGTTGAAGCGGCGCGCGTCCTCGGCCAGCCGCAGGGGAGAGCCGTAGATGCTGGTCCAGGGTGACGCACCGGCGTACCAGTTGGCGTTGATCGGGGTCAGCGTGTCGATGAGGTCGGGCTGCACGGTGAAGAAGGCGGTGCCGCGGGGCGCGAGCAGCCACTTGTACCCGCCGGCGATGGTGAACGCGTACTGCGAAGCATCGATCGGCAGCCAGCCGATCGCCTGAGTGGTGTCGAGCAGCACCCGTACGCCGGTCGCCCGCAGCGCCGCGAGGTCAGCCACCCGCCCGTCCGAGGACTGCACCGCCGAGACCGCGACCAGAGCCGTGTCCGCGCGCACCTCGTCGGCGAGCCGTTCCAACGGCACTTCCCGAATTCGGTGGCCGTGGGCGTAGAACGGAAAAGTCAGGCTGGTGAATTCACCCTCCGCGATCAGGATGTCGCAATCGGTGGGCAGCGCGGCGGCGACAATTCCGGCGAACACCGAGACCTGGCTGCCGACCGCGATCAGCTCCGGCGCGACCCCGGCCAGTTCGGCGTACGCCGCCCGCGCCCGGCCGAGGGGTTCGTCGTAGCCGACCGCGCTGACGGTTCCTGCCTGCCACCCGGTCAGCGCATGCTGCAAGGCGTTCCAGCTCGCCCGTGGCGGCAGGCCGAAGGTCGCGGTGTTCAGGTAGATGCCCGCTGGGGCGAACTCCTGCTGGGCCAGTCGGATACTCGTCATGCCTCCACCCTCGCCCCGGCCCACCGCAAGCGGTAGACCGTCCTGCTGAGGGCCGGTCAAACCGGTGCTTTGGGTCGATGAACTCCCGGAGAATTGTTGCCGGCGCTGGTTTCCGCGGCCGCTCCGTAGCACCATGCTCCTCGGTGGGATCACCTTTTTTTCTCTAGGGGGGAACAAACCTGTGGCACTTTCCAGAGTGCGCCGGCGGATCGTGGCAGCAGCGCTGCCCGTTGCCGTCCTGACGGCGATGGCGGGCCTGTCCGGCACCGCGAACGCCCTGTCGACCGATGTCGTCATCTCTGCCGTCTACGGCGGCGGTGGCAACTCGGGAGCGGTCTTCAAGAACGACTACATCGAGCTCGCGAACCTGACCGGCAGCCCGGTCAGCGTGGCCGGCTGGAGCGTTCAGTACGCGTCCGCGGCGGGCGTCGTCTTCCAGACGACCCCGCTGAGCGGAAGCATCCCGGCAGGAGGCAAGTACCTGGTCCAGCAGGCCGCGGGCGCGGGCGGCACGGTCTCGCTGCCGGCTCCCGACGCGACCGGCTCGATCCCGATGTCCGGCACCTCGGGCGTGGTGGCCCTGGTGACCAGCACGAACGCACTGAGCGGCTGCGGAACCAGTTGCGCGACCGCTCCGAACGTCAA encodes:
- a CDS encoding aminotransferase class V-fold PLP-dependent enzyme encodes the protein MTSIRLAQQEFAPAGIYLNTATFGLPPRASWNALQHALTGWQAGTVSAVGYDEPLGRARAAYAELAGVAPELIAVGSQVSVFAGIVAAALPTDCDILIAEGEFTSLTFPFYAHGHRIREVPLERLADEVRADTALVAVSAVQSSDGRVADLAALRATGVRVLLDTTQAIGWLPIDASQYAFTIAGGYKWLLAPRGTAFFTVQPDLIDTLTPINANWYAGASPWTSIYGSPLRLAEDARRFNVSPVWHSWVAAAPALELLRDVGVDAIHAHNTRLAADFRSAVGLAPYSSAIVSAEADEKVPALMEQAGIVAAVRAGRLRLAFHLSTTADDVARAADVLAGHLRD